One Algoriphagus sp. Y33 genomic window, AAAGAAATCAATTCATTAAGTTCATTAAGGAATCTTGCATCGTTCAATGAAAGACCAGCTTCCTCCAATTTTTTTATTACCTGTGCTTTAGGATTCACCGGAGTAACAGAAATTCCTTGCTTAGCCGCATCATGCAAATCGATCTGGTTACCGTCAGCAGTAACATAAATAAAACCATCTCCTTTTTTAAGATCAGCAATAGCTTCTTTGATTAAATCTCTCATATTTTTTTTAACGTTGATAATTATTTTTTATAAACCACGTGCAATATATATAATTATTAAGTTTGAATTAATAATTAACCATAAAAAAACTTTTTTTAACAAACAAAAAGCCTATCAACTACAATTTTCTCGATTTAATAAGTACAAGAAATCTACAGCTAGAACATGAGTCAACAAATAAAAATTTTGCAAATCCATACTTCCACAGTCATTTTACACTATTTTTGCTAAAAAAAACAAGTCAAATTTCATAATTTTAATTTCATCTACAATTATTTCACTAAACACTTAAAAACGAGTTACCACTGCTGTAATATTTATCTTTAAAGGGCAGAATTCACTCAGCTACCAACCATCGCAATATGAATTTATACTAACTATAGGGAGACTTTTCATCCCCATTTATACTAAAAATGAAAAGATCTTCGTTGCTGCATCTTAGATTGTAATTACCCAGTAGCCATAAGAAAGATTACAATAAACAATCGGATCCTGAAAGTTCATTCTATGCTTTATATAAAGGTGATTTTTTTCATACGACTGTAGTTCTGTCCTCCTAACCGCTGTACTACTAGTAGTGTTAAATTATAACAAATGGAAAAATCACCACACTCTCATAACATATGGGTGTTTTATGAGCACCTTCAATTCCGTCTACCGGGAATGCACACAGCAAGCCCAATAGATCATCACTATATAGCAACCCTTTTCAGCCTGCTTTGTTTAAGTCCAAAGCAAAATTGACCACAAAAAACTCCTTATCATGCAGTTATGCATAGAGGAAATGAAACACATCCCCATGGTTAGTTTAATTGCTTGGGGCTCCATCCCTTACACTATATTATGAAGTCTGTTTATCAATCGGGACGGTTCGACAAACACACGCAATGCATACTCCACCTTGAACTCAATCGGCCTCTACAGAACTGAACTCCCCCCTTCAATCAACCATTCTATTGACACATACTGTCGTATGTATATTTCTCATTTGAGAAGAAGAAATTATAGAAAAGTCATCTATTTAATCTTCAAAAAGCCATTAATCGGGAATTTTTCCATAATTTTGAGCCCCATAAGAATCCAAACAAATTTCCATCCTCCCCCATTCTTATGGCTTCAAGCACCAAATACATCTTTATTACCGGAGGAGTCACTTCCTCTCTCGGCAAGGGCATTATTGCAGCTTCACTAGGCAAGTTGCTCCAAGCCAGGGGTTTCAAAGTGACCATCCAAAAATTTGATCCTTATCTGAATATCGATCCAGGCACTCTTAATCCCTATGAACACGGCGAATGCTATGTAACTGACGACGGAGCAGAGACAGATTTGGATTTGGGACATTATGAGCGCTTTTTGAATATCCCTACTTCTCAGGATAATAACATTACCACCGGCAGGATATATAATAATGTGATCACCAGAGAGCGAAAAGGCGAATTTTTGGGCAAAACTGTTCAAGTCATCCCCCACATTACAGACGAAATCAAAGCGAATTTTTACAAACTGGGTGAAGAGGGGAAGTATGATGTGGTGATTACCGAAATCGGCGGATGTGTAGGCGATATAGAATCCCTACCATTTATTGAGGCAGTCCGTCAAGCGAAATGGGATTTGGGAGCAAACAACTTTTTGGTGATCCACCTTACGCTGATCCCTTACCTACGCGCTGCCAAAGAGCTGAAAACCAAACCTACCCAGCACTCTGTAAAGCAATTGCTCGAAGCAGGCATACAACCTGATATTCTTGTATGCCGCACAGAACATCATTTGCCTTCCGACGTGAAGAAAAAACTTGCGCTTTTCTGCAATGTTCAATTAAACAGTGTAATTGAGGCAATGGATGCCGATTCCATCTATGATGTCCCTTTATTGATGAAAAAGGAGAAATTGGATGAGCGTGTAATGACCAAGCTAAAACTTACCTCCAAAGAAAATACTGATTTAGAAAACTGGAAAGACTTTCTCGGAAAGCTGAAAAATCCAACACAAGAGGTGACTATAGGACTGGTAGGGAAATACGTCTCACTCCCTGACTCCTATAAATCTATCATAGAGTCCTTTACCCATGCAGGTGCTTCTATTGAGTGTGATGTAAACCTTAGATTAATTTCATCTGAAGAAATCAATCCCGATAATATTGTTCAGAAACTAACCGATTTAGACGGAATTGTAGTGGCTCCGGGGTTTGGTGAGAGAGGCTTTGAAGGGAAAATAGACACGGTAAAATACGCTCGGGAAAACAACATCCCCTTCTTGGGAATATGTCTGGGCATGCAGGTGGCAGTGATAGAATATGCCAGAAACGTGCTCAATCTAAAGGATGCAAATAGTACTGAAATGGATCCCAACACCGCAAATCCAGTTATAGGATTGATGGAAGAGCAAAAAAACATTGATCAAATGGGCGGAACAATGAGATTAGGCTCATACGCTTGTGATCTCAAAAAGGGAAGCAAGGCATATCAAGCCTATGGAAAATCCAAAATCCAGGAGAGACATCGTCACCGATACGAATTTAACAACGAGTATCTGAAAGCAATGGAAGACAATGGTATGATCGCCACAGGAAAAAACCCTGAAACAGGTTTGGTAGAAATCGTTGAAATAAAAAGCCATCCTTGGTTTGTAGGAGTTCAATTCCACCCCGAATACAAAAGCACAGTACTTACCCCACAGCCCCTCTTCGTGAAATTCATACTAGCGGCAGTGGACAAAAAAATTAAATAAAACTTCCCCGAAGATTCTTCATCGGGTTTTACAATTATTCTTTATGGACAGAAATCAAGCAACTGGTTTGATTCTTTTTGCGGCGGTCATCCTGGTATACTCACTTTTCTTTGCGAGTACACCGGAGATCCCTGAAGTGGAAACAGCAACTACCACTCAAACAGAATCGATTCAATCAAATGGAATAAGCCAACAGGCAGTCACAGACACTATTGCTGAAAACGACAGCACACTGGATGTAGCTAGGCTCGCAAAATATGGCGCACTGGCAAGCATAACTGTAGGGGAAGAAGAAACCATTACCCTAGAAAACGACCTGATTCAGGTAGAAATTTCCTCCAAGGGAGCAGAAATCAGGAAGGTCGTTCTCAAAGAATACAAAAGCTGGAAAATGGAACCCCTGGAGCTCTTGAACGAGGAAAGCTCTAAAATGAGCTTCATGCTTGAAAGCAAAAATGGCCCTTTAGATCTAAATGACATTTATTTCAGCCCTTCTATAGAGAGCAGCCAAAACGATGAAGGCATACATACACAAACCCTCTTACTAAAGGCAGAGACGGAAAACGGACATATTATTCAATCGTTCACCTTAGCTGACGGGAGCTATCAAGTTCAGAAATCATTTGAAATAGATCGTTTTCAAGGTGTATTCACCGGAAGTGAATTAGCATTCAACTGGGAAGACCAGGTCATCGCTCAGGAAATGGATCTATCAGAATCCAGAAGACAGGCTAGATTAAACTATTATACTATTTCAGGATCTTTCGACAATCTAGGATCCGGTAATGATTTAGAACAAGAAACTATTGGAGAATCTGTAAAATGGGTAGGCTTCAGTCAGCGATTTTTCACGGCGGCAATTATTGCAGACACTGACTTCCAAAATGTATCGATCACCCAGAGCACTCCGACTGATAGCACTGTAGTACGCTCAATGGCCACTAGCCTATCCATTCCACTTCAGGATGGCAAAGCAGGCTTTAATTACTATTTCGGCCCTGATAAATACAAAACACTGAAGAAGGTCACAGATGGATTTGAGGATAACGTGGACATGGGTTACTTCTTTGTCAGCTGGGTAAACAAATACATCATTGTTAATCTTTTTGCCTTTCTGGAGAAATTTTTCACCAACTACGGTGTCATCATTATCATCATCGTATTCCTGATCAAACTCGCCCTTTTCCCATTGACTTACAAGTCATACATAGGAATGGCCAAAATGAGAGTAATCAAGCCGGAAATAGATGAGCTGAAAGAGAAATACGGAGACGATGCCACCAAAATGCAACAGGAGCAGATGAAGCTCTTCTCAAAATTGGGTGTAAGCCCAATCTCGGGATGTCTTCCGATGGTACTTCAGATGCCATTCTTATTTGCGATGTTCTTTTTCTTCCCAAATGCGATAGAACTCCGCCAAGAATCTTTTTTGTGGGCAACTGATCTTTCTACCTACGACACCTTTTTCAATTTGCCATTTACGATTCCTTTCTATGGATCACACGTGAGTATGTTTACTTTACTGATGACTGTGTCCCAAATTATTTATACACACTTCAATAACCAACTCACTACGGCAACAGGACCAATGAAGAATTTGGGCTACATCATGCCTGTAATGTTCATGTTCATCCTAAACTCATATCCAGCCGGTTTGAGCTTTTACTATTTTGTATCGAACATGGTGACTTTTGGTCAGCAAGCTTTGATCAAGTTGTTTGTGGATGATGATAAAATCCGGGCAAAAGTGGAAGAAAGCAAAGCGAAAAACGTAAACAAAAAGAAATCTAAGTTCCAGCAGAAACTGGAAGATGCAATGAAAGCAGCAGATAACACCCGTAAAAAATAACTTTAAAAGAGTCCCGCATCAGCTGCGGGACTCTTTTTTTTTGCCCATCCCCCCTCAGGTACATCTAATATCAAGCAACCGATTAATCACAGGAATAACTTGTATAGTCCTCTTTAAAAAGAGACCAAATCTTGCCTGCCTCATCCCGATAGGTAATCGCCTGAGTTCGTTTGCTGAATTCAATATTCCCGTTGCTTACGATACCCGTGCCATCAGCGAGCACGATAGTGCAAGGTCCTTCGATATCTTTAATATCTACCAACTTGGTATCCTCAAAAAGGCTACAGCCAGATAACAGCAGAAAAGGGATAAGGTACTTTTTCATTCTAAAAAATCCAGAGTCCGAATACATGGACTAAAATGAGTATAAATTCTTTCTAAAAAAATGTGGACTCAAAAGAAACCGGGGAAAGCAACAAAAAGTTTCATAGAAATCCATACGGCTTTTGCGTTGGAACCCACAAAAACAACTAAATCAATCGATGACTTACGCAAACTGACACTTAACCTGAATTATGCATTAGAAGATCTACTACGGCTTCAAATCGCCTCAAAATCACTCGGCATGCTTCACTTTTTGCTCTCAACTTCACCTATATATAGGACGACTGGATATTCAAAGCGACTGATTTTCCCGCAGTTTGAAGAATTTGCGAAAAGAATTGGGACAGGCTGCCACGAATCCTAATGAGGGGAGCCACCACTGGGGTAACAGCAGATTCTAAGCCTCGAAGATTAGCATGGAATGATACCGCCATCCCTGCTAAAAATGAAGTAAAAAAAGCCCAACTGAAAAGCTGGGCTTTGGGCTTTGTGACCTCGTCAAGATTCAAACTTGAAACCTCCTGAGCCGTAATCAGGTGCTCTATTCAGTTGAGCTACGAAGCCGAATTGAAATGCAAAGGTATCCAAAATTCGATTTTATCCAAACACCCACCCATAAGAAATTTATAATTTTCTAAGCTAGTCCACGTTTATCCTTAAGAATAATTAAGATCAATAAAGGGGTAAATCCTGTAGGATTTCCTATTTTTGCCCGCATTGAATGCATTTTAAGTAAACCAATTTGATGAAAAAAATATACACCCTCCTACTAGCCTTTGCTTTAATTCAAGGAGCATTTGCTCAGGACAGTCTGCAAGTCGCCAAAAAGTCAAAAACTCCTATCGGAGGAAGACCTAATATTCCCAGTGATTTGAAATTTGAATTTGGTTTCAACCAACTCAACAATAAATCCGAAGACTTGAGTATGCGTTTCTTCGCTTCACGAACATTCAATGTCTACTATCAATATCCTGTTTCCATTTTCGGTGATGCTTCCGGGTTTACTATGGATATAGGCATAGGTGTGGGAACAGACAAATATGCTTTCAAAGACGATCAAACATTGTACAATAACCCTACAGTTGGACCGGAATCAAGTAGGTTAAGAGATATTACAGATGTCTTGGGGGACGATATTTCTATTAAAAAGAATGTAGTAGCTGCCAACTACTTTGATATTCCGCTAGACTTTACCTATCATTTCAATAAAAGAAACTATTCACAAGGCTTTAATATAAGCATTGGCGGCAAAGTCGGCTACCTGTACGAATCGCACACCAAAGTAAAATACGAAGATGCTGATGGACTAAAAAGAAAAATCAAAGACTCACAGAATTATGGCTTTGAAAAATTCAGATACGGTTTATCCCTAAAGGCAGGTTCTCCCGGGTTTTATGCTTGGAGCTATTTTGGTTTGAACCAGGTCTTTAAAAAGGGGATGGGACCAAACGGCACCGAAGCTACACAAATCAACTTTGGCATTGCTGTAAACGTTTTCTAAAGAAACCATTCTTTAAAAAAATATAAACCGGGCTTAGGCTCGGTTTTTTTATGCCCAAATCCAGCCAAATCCCAGAAAGCAAAGAATAAACCCAAAAATCAGCCCCACATAAATTTCTATAGGCCTGTGGGACTCCAGGTACAATCTCACACTGCCAACCAATCCAGCCAGCACCACTGCTGCCAACAATGGATAAAGTGGCTGAAATGTAGAGAATTTGAGCCCTAAAACCACAACTGCCGCAATTAAACCACCCATTCCGGTCATATGCGCTGACATTTTCCAAAAAAAAGTAACCAGTGTCAGGATTACAATCGACAGCGTGATCACTCCCAAAATCTTCCATAAGACAGGGTCAAATTGTCGCTGCTGATACAAAAGATATACCGTAAGAATGTAATAGATACTCGTCACTGCAAAAGGAATGGCCCGATCCTTCAGTTCGGCCATATGGATGCTTTTGAGGGTTCCGCTTAATCTCAATCCAAGGACTGTGATCATCGGAATAACAAAAGTGGACAAAGCAATAAGGGAAAACAACCGGTTTTTGAACGTGTCAGGAATACTGGTTGCCTCCGGCACCACAAATAAAGCTAATCCAAAGACTAAACTCGGAATAACCAACGGCTGCAAAACAACGGAAACGACTAACGCAAAACCTCTCCGCACTACAGTTCTTTTCTAAGTCTGGCAACTGGGATTTGCAGCTGCTCACGATATTTTGCTACAGTCCTTCGAGCGATGTTATACCCCTTGGCATTTAGCATTTTGACAAGTTTATCGTCAGAGAGAGGCCTCTTTTTATCCTCAGCATCCACCATTCCCTGGAGAATATACTTCACTTCCCGATTACTTACATCCTCACCGCTATCAGTGGCAATGCCTTCCGAGAAGAAATATTTCAAAGGATACACCCCAAACTCCGTCTGAATCGCTTTGCTGTTGGCAACTCTGGATACAGTGGAAATATCCATATCGATCCTCTCGGCAATATCCTTCAAGATCATAGGACGGAGATTCGTCTCATCCCCATCTATAAAAAACTCCTTCTGATACTGCAGGATTGCTTCCATAGTTCTCAAAAGTGTATTCTGTCTCTGCTTTATCGCATCAATAAACCATTTGGCAGCATCCAACTTCTGCTTCACGAAAGAGACTGTTTCCTTTAGCTTTTTGTCTTTTTTGTCACTTTTATCATAGGCATCAAACATCTCAGAGTATGATCTGGAGATCCTCAGTTCCGGAGCATTTTTAGAGTTTAGGCTGATTTCGAATTTCCCAGCAGTATTTGTGAGTGTAAAATCCGGTATGATGTACTGTGTCCTCACCAGGCCGTCAGCCACCCCTCCCGGCTTCGGATTGAGTTTCGTAATCAAATTGACAGCTTCCTTAGTTTCTTCATCCGTAAGGTCACAGCGTTTTTGGATCTTGGAATAGTGCTTTTTGGTAAATTCGTCGAAGCAGTCCTGCATAATCTTCAGCGCATTCTGAACAGTAGGATCATCCGGATGCTCCTTGCGCTCCAGCTGAATGGTAAGACACTCCTGAAGATTTCTGGAAGCAATTCCCGCCGGATCAAAATTTTGGATCTTTCTCAAAATTTCTTCCAGCTCGTCTATATCTGTCTCTATATTTTGACTGAAAGCCAGATCATTGATGATCGCCTCCAAATCTCTGCGGATGTATCCATCGTTCTCAATACTTCCTATGAGCTGCTCCCCGATAATCTTTTCCCTATCATCTAGTCTGAGGAAGCTCAATTGGGAAACCAACTGCTCATGAAGTGAAGTCTGACTGGAAATAGGTATTTCCCGGTCTTCCTCATCTGCATTGTAGTTGCCGTCACCCTGCATTTTATAGCCTCCATACTCATCATCCAAGTAGTCGTCGATATTTACATCACGATCATCCTGCGTAGACTCCTCTTCGTAATTATCATCAAAGTCGTCATCCGCACTTTCTTTTTCTTCCGTTTTGCCTTCTTCCAGCGCAGGATTAATCTCGAGTTCTTCTTCGATTCGAGTGTCTAATTCGGCCGTCGGTACCTGCAGCAATTTGATAAATTGTATTTGCTGAGGTGAAAGCTTCTGGGAAAGTGATTGGCTAAGATTTAACTTTTGCATTCGGGATTTGGTAAAACCTGCTGTTTGGGTTCAAAAAAGGCTTTTTCTTATGAAAAAGCCTTATGCCAAAGTTAGGAAAAAGGAGCAAATTTTTGATAAAAAGCTTATTTAATCGTTTTTTTGCATTCCTTTAAATTATAAGCGGGCTCAAAAATACCGCATTAACAAATCACCAAATGGCATTTAACAAACGAGTCAAAATCAAGACCATCCTGGATACACATCCGATTGGGACAGAAGTGACGCTCATGGGCTGGATACGTACAAAGAGGGGAAACAAAAACGTTTCATTCATCGCACTAAATGACGGCTCCATCATTACCAATTACCAAGTGGTGGCCGACCCAAATCTGATTTCGGAAGAAATCCTGAAAAAATGCACCACAGGCGCATGCCTGAAAGTGACTGGAAATGTGGTAGAATCCCAAGGTGCCGGGCAGAGTTCTGAGTTAAATGCTATCACTATAGAAGTATTAGGCGAGGCTGATCCTGAGAAATATCCATTGCAGCCGAAGAAGCATTCCCTGGAATTCCTTCGGGAAAACGCACACCTTA contains:
- a CDS encoding CTP synthase; the protein is MASSTKYIFITGGVTSSLGKGIIAASLGKLLQARGFKVTIQKFDPYLNIDPGTLNPYEHGECYVTDDGAETDLDLGHYERFLNIPTSQDNNITTGRIYNNVITRERKGEFLGKTVQVIPHITDEIKANFYKLGEEGKYDVVITEIGGCVGDIESLPFIEAVRQAKWDLGANNFLVIHLTLIPYLRAAKELKTKPTQHSVKQLLEAGIQPDILVCRTEHHLPSDVKKKLALFCNVQLNSVIEAMDADSIYDVPLLMKKEKLDERVMTKLKLTSKENTDLENWKDFLGKLKNPTQEVTIGLVGKYVSLPDSYKSIIESFTHAGASIECDVNLRLISSEEINPDNIVQKLTDLDGIVVAPGFGERGFEGKIDTVKYARENNIPFLGICLGMQVAVIEYARNVLNLKDANSTEMDPNTANPVIGLMEEQKNIDQMGGTMRLGSYACDLKKGSKAYQAYGKSKIQERHRHRYEFNNEYLKAMEDNGMIATGKNPETGLVEIVEIKSHPWFVGVQFHPEYKSTVLTPQPLFVKFILAAVDKKIK
- the yidC gene encoding membrane protein insertase YidC, which encodes MDRNQATGLILFAAVILVYSLFFASTPEIPEVETATTTQTESIQSNGISQQAVTDTIAENDSTLDVARLAKYGALASITVGEEETITLENDLIQVEISSKGAEIRKVVLKEYKSWKMEPLELLNEESSKMSFMLESKNGPLDLNDIYFSPSIESSQNDEGIHTQTLLLKAETENGHIIQSFTLADGSYQVQKSFEIDRFQGVFTGSELAFNWEDQVIAQEMDLSESRRQARLNYYTISGSFDNLGSGNDLEQETIGESVKWVGFSQRFFTAAIIADTDFQNVSITQSTPTDSTVVRSMATSLSIPLQDGKAGFNYYFGPDKYKTLKKVTDGFEDNVDMGYFFVSWVNKYIIVNLFAFLEKFFTNYGVIIIIIVFLIKLALFPLTYKSYIGMAKMRVIKPEIDELKEKYGDDATKMQQEQMKLFSKLGVSPISGCLPMVLQMPFLFAMFFFFPNAIELRQESFLWATDLSTYDTFFNLPFTIPFYGSHVSMFTLLMTVSQIIYTHFNNQLTTATGPMKNLGYIMPVMFMFILNSYPAGLSFYYFVSNMVTFGQQALIKLFVDDDKIRAKVEESKAKNVNKKKSKFQQKLEDAMKAADNTRKK
- a CDS encoding porin family protein, producing the protein MKKIYTLLLAFALIQGAFAQDSLQVAKKSKTPIGGRPNIPSDLKFEFGFNQLNNKSEDLSMRFFASRTFNVYYQYPVSIFGDASGFTMDIGIGVGTDKYAFKDDQTLYNNPTVGPESSRLRDITDVLGDDISIKKNVVAANYFDIPLDFTYHFNKRNYSQGFNISIGGKVGYLYESHTKVKYEDADGLKRKIKDSQNYGFEKFRYGLSLKAGSPGFYAWSYFGLNQVFKKGMGPNGTEATQINFGIAVNVF
- a CDS encoding PA-phosphatase; this encodes MRRGFALVVSVVLQPLVIPSLVFGLALFVVPEATSIPDTFKNRLFSLIALSTFVIPMITVLGLRLSGTLKSIHMAELKDRAIPFAVTSIYYILTVYLLYQQRQFDPVLWKILGVITLSIVILTLVTFFWKMSAHMTGMGGLIAAVVVLGLKFSTFQPLYPLLAAVVLAGLVGSVRLYLESHRPIEIYVGLIFGFILCFLGFGWIWA
- the rpoN gene encoding RNA polymerase factor sigma-54; amino-acid sequence: MQKLNLSQSLSQKLSPQQIQFIKLLQVPTAELDTRIEEELEINPALEEGKTEEKESADDDFDDNYEEESTQDDRDVNIDDYLDDEYGGYKMQGDGNYNADEEDREIPISSQTSLHEQLVSQLSFLRLDDREKIIGEQLIGSIENDGYIRRDLEAIINDLAFSQNIETDIDELEEILRKIQNFDPAGIASRNLQECLTIQLERKEHPDDPTVQNALKIMQDCFDEFTKKHYSKIQKRCDLTDEETKEAVNLITKLNPKPGGVADGLVRTQYIIPDFTLTNTAGKFEISLNSKNAPELRISRSYSEMFDAYDKSDKKDKKLKETVSFVKQKLDAAKWFIDAIKQRQNTLLRTMEAILQYQKEFFIDGDETNLRPMILKDIAERIDMDISTVSRVANSKAIQTEFGVYPLKYFFSEGIATDSGEDVSNREVKYILQGMVDAEDKKRPLSDDKLVKMLNAKGYNIARRTVAKYREQLQIPVARLRKEL